A region of Muntiacus reevesi chromosome 11, mMunRee1.1, whole genome shotgun sequence DNA encodes the following proteins:
- the TGDS gene encoding dTDP-D-glucose 4,6-dehydratase isoform X3 has translation MSAAGRAESLVPPDSFAKRVLVTGGAGFIASHMIVSLVEDYPNYMIINLDKGDICDSHFVKLLFETEKIDIVLHFAAQTHVDLSFVRAFEFTYVNVYGTHVLVSAAHEARVEKFIYVSTDEVYGGSLDKEFDESSPKQPTNPYASSKAAAECFVQSYWEQYKFPVVITRSSNVYGPHQYPEKVIPKFISLLQHNRKCCIHGSGLQTRNFLYATDVVEAFLTVLKKGKPGEIYNIGTNFEMSVLQLAKELIQLIKETNSESEMENWVDYVDDRPTNDMRYPMKSEKIHGLGWRPKVPWKEGIKKTIEWYRENFHNWKNAEKALEPFPVQPPFV, from the exons ATGTCGGCTGCGGGCCGCGCCGAGTCCTTGGTTCCTCCCGACAGCTTTGCGAAGCGGGTCCTGGTGACCGGGGGTGCTGGTTTCAT AGCGTCACATATGATTGTCTCTTTAGTAGAAGATTATCCAAACTATATGATCATAAATCTAGACAAG GGTGACATATGTGATTCTCACTTTGTGAAACTACTTTTTGAAACGGAGAAAATAGACATAGTACTACATTTTGCCGCACAGACACATGTAG acCTTTCATTCGTCCGTGCCTTTGAGTTTACCTACGTTAATGTTTACGGTACTCATGTGTTGGTAAGTGCTGCTCATGAAGCCAGAGTGGAGAAATTTATTTACGTCAGCACAGATGAGGTCTATGGAGGCAGTCTTGATAAG gaATTTGATGAATCTTCACCCAAACAACCTACAAATCCTTATGCATCGTCTAAAGCAGCTGCTGAGTGTTTCGTACAGTCTTATTGGGAACAGTATAAG TTTCCAGTTGTCATCACACGAAGCAGTAATGTTTATGGACCACATCAATATCCAGAAAAG gttattccaaaatttatatctttaCTACAACACAACAGGAAATG cTGCATTCATGGGTCAGGGCTTCAAACAAGAAATTTCCTTTATGCTACCGATGTAGTAGAAGCATTTCTCACTGTCCTCAAAAAGGGAAAACCAGGGGAAATTTATAACATTGGAACCAATTTTGAGATGTCAGTTCTCCAGCTTGCCAAAGAGCTAATACAGCtg ATCAAAGAGACCAATTCGGAGTCTGAAATGGAAAACTGGGTTGATTATGTTGATGATAG acCTACCAATGACATGAGATATCCAATGAAGTCAGAAAAAATACATGGCTTAGGATGGAGACCTAAAGTACCTtggaaagaaggaataaaaaaaacaA TTGAGTGGTACAGAGAGAATTTTCACAACTGGaagaatgcagaaaaagcattagaACCCTTTCCGGTACAGCCACCATTTGTATAG
- the TGDS gene encoding dTDP-D-glucose 4,6-dehydratase isoform X2, whose protein sequence is MIVSLVEDYPNYMIINLDKLDYCASLKNLETISNKQNYKFIQGDICDSHFVKLLFETEKIDIVLHFAAQTHVDLSFVRAFEFTYVNVYGTHVLVSAAHEARVEKFIYVSTDEVYGGSLDKEFDESSPKQPTNPYASSKAAAECFVQSYWEQYKFPVVITRSSNVYGPHQYPEKVIPKFISLLQHNRKCCIHGSGLQTRNFLYATDVVEAFLTVLKKGKPGEIYNIGTNFEMSVLQLAKELIQLIKETNSESEMENWVDYVDDRPTNDMRYPMKSEKIHGLGWRPKVPWKEGIKKTIEWYRENFHNWKNAEKALEPFPVQPPFV, encoded by the exons ATGATTGTCTCTTTAGTAGAAGATTATCCAAACTATATGATCATAAATCTAGACAAG TTGGATTACTGTGCAAGCTTGAAGAATCTTGAAACCATTtctaataaacaaaattataaatttatacag GGTGACATATGTGATTCTCACTTTGTGAAACTACTTTTTGAAACGGAGAAAATAGACATAGTACTACATTTTGCCGCACAGACACATGTAG acCTTTCATTCGTCCGTGCCTTTGAGTTTACCTACGTTAATGTTTACGGTACTCATGTGTTGGTAAGTGCTGCTCATGAAGCCAGAGTGGAGAAATTTATTTACGTCAGCACAGATGAGGTCTATGGAGGCAGTCTTGATAAG gaATTTGATGAATCTTCACCCAAACAACCTACAAATCCTTATGCATCGTCTAAAGCAGCTGCTGAGTGTTTCGTACAGTCTTATTGGGAACAGTATAAG TTTCCAGTTGTCATCACACGAAGCAGTAATGTTTATGGACCACATCAATATCCAGAAAAG gttattccaaaatttatatctttaCTACAACACAACAGGAAATG cTGCATTCATGGGTCAGGGCTTCAAACAAGAAATTTCCTTTATGCTACCGATGTAGTAGAAGCATTTCTCACTGTCCTCAAAAAGGGAAAACCAGGGGAAATTTATAACATTGGAACCAATTTTGAGATGTCAGTTCTCCAGCTTGCCAAAGAGCTAATACAGCtg ATCAAAGAGACCAATTCGGAGTCTGAAATGGAAAACTGGGTTGATTATGTTGATGATAG acCTACCAATGACATGAGATATCCAATGAAGTCAGAAAAAATACATGGCTTAGGATGGAGACCTAAAGTACCTtggaaagaaggaataaaaaaaacaA TTGAGTGGTACAGAGAGAATTTTCACAACTGGaagaatgcagaaaaagcattagaACCCTTTCCGGTACAGCCACCATTTGTATAG
- the TGDS gene encoding dTDP-D-glucose 4,6-dehydratase isoform X1, whose amino-acid sequence MSAAGRAESLVPPDSFAKRVLVTGGAGFIASHMIVSLVEDYPNYMIINLDKLDYCASLKNLETISNKQNYKFIQGDICDSHFVKLLFETEKIDIVLHFAAQTHVDLSFVRAFEFTYVNVYGTHVLVSAAHEARVEKFIYVSTDEVYGGSLDKEFDESSPKQPTNPYASSKAAAECFVQSYWEQYKFPVVITRSSNVYGPHQYPEKVIPKFISLLQHNRKCCIHGSGLQTRNFLYATDVVEAFLTVLKKGKPGEIYNIGTNFEMSVLQLAKELIQLIKETNSESEMENWVDYVDDRPTNDMRYPMKSEKIHGLGWRPKVPWKEGIKKTIEWYRENFHNWKNAEKALEPFPVQPPFV is encoded by the exons ATGTCGGCTGCGGGCCGCGCCGAGTCCTTGGTTCCTCCCGACAGCTTTGCGAAGCGGGTCCTGGTGACCGGGGGTGCTGGTTTCAT AGCGTCACATATGATTGTCTCTTTAGTAGAAGATTATCCAAACTATATGATCATAAATCTAGACAAG TTGGATTACTGTGCAAGCTTGAAGAATCTTGAAACCATTtctaataaacaaaattataaatttatacag GGTGACATATGTGATTCTCACTTTGTGAAACTACTTTTTGAAACGGAGAAAATAGACATAGTACTACATTTTGCCGCACAGACACATGTAG acCTTTCATTCGTCCGTGCCTTTGAGTTTACCTACGTTAATGTTTACGGTACTCATGTGTTGGTAAGTGCTGCTCATGAAGCCAGAGTGGAGAAATTTATTTACGTCAGCACAGATGAGGTCTATGGAGGCAGTCTTGATAAG gaATTTGATGAATCTTCACCCAAACAACCTACAAATCCTTATGCATCGTCTAAAGCAGCTGCTGAGTGTTTCGTACAGTCTTATTGGGAACAGTATAAG TTTCCAGTTGTCATCACACGAAGCAGTAATGTTTATGGACCACATCAATATCCAGAAAAG gttattccaaaatttatatctttaCTACAACACAACAGGAAATG cTGCATTCATGGGTCAGGGCTTCAAACAAGAAATTTCCTTTATGCTACCGATGTAGTAGAAGCATTTCTCACTGTCCTCAAAAAGGGAAAACCAGGGGAAATTTATAACATTGGAACCAATTTTGAGATGTCAGTTCTCCAGCTTGCCAAAGAGCTAATACAGCtg ATCAAAGAGACCAATTCGGAGTCTGAAATGGAAAACTGGGTTGATTATGTTGATGATAG acCTACCAATGACATGAGATATCCAATGAAGTCAGAAAAAATACATGGCTTAGGATGGAGACCTAAAGTACCTtggaaagaaggaataaaaaaaacaA TTGAGTGGTACAGAGAGAATTTTCACAACTGGaagaatgcagaaaaagcattagaACCCTTTCCGGTACAGCCACCATTTGTATAG
- the TGDS gene encoding dTDP-D-glucose 4,6-dehydratase isoform X4, with product MSAAGRAESLVPPDSFAKRVLVTGGAGFIASHMIVSLVEDYPNYMIINLDKLDYCASLKNLETISNKQNYKFIQGDICDSHFVKLLFETEKIDIVLHFAAQTHVDLSFVRAFEFTYVNVYGTHVLVSAAHEARVEKFIYVSTDEVYGGSLDKEFDESSPKQPTNPYASSKAAAECFVQSYWEQYKFPVVITRSSNVYGPHQYPEKVIPKFISLLQHNRKCCIHGSGLQTRNFLYATDVVEAFLTVLKKGKPGEIYNIGTNFEMSVLQLAKELIQLIKETNSESEMENWVDYVDDS from the exons ATGTCGGCTGCGGGCCGCGCCGAGTCCTTGGTTCCTCCCGACAGCTTTGCGAAGCGGGTCCTGGTGACCGGGGGTGCTGGTTTCAT AGCGTCACATATGATTGTCTCTTTAGTAGAAGATTATCCAAACTATATGATCATAAATCTAGACAAG TTGGATTACTGTGCAAGCTTGAAGAATCTTGAAACCATTtctaataaacaaaattataaatttatacag GGTGACATATGTGATTCTCACTTTGTGAAACTACTTTTTGAAACGGAGAAAATAGACATAGTACTACATTTTGCCGCACAGACACATGTAG acCTTTCATTCGTCCGTGCCTTTGAGTTTACCTACGTTAATGTTTACGGTACTCATGTGTTGGTAAGTGCTGCTCATGAAGCCAGAGTGGAGAAATTTATTTACGTCAGCACAGATGAGGTCTATGGAGGCAGTCTTGATAAG gaATTTGATGAATCTTCACCCAAACAACCTACAAATCCTTATGCATCGTCTAAAGCAGCTGCTGAGTGTTTCGTACAGTCTTATTGGGAACAGTATAAG TTTCCAGTTGTCATCACACGAAGCAGTAATGTTTATGGACCACATCAATATCCAGAAAAG gttattccaaaatttatatctttaCTACAACACAACAGGAAATG cTGCATTCATGGGTCAGGGCTTCAAACAAGAAATTTCCTTTATGCTACCGATGTAGTAGAAGCATTTCTCACTGTCCTCAAAAAGGGAAAACCAGGGGAAATTTATAACATTGGAACCAATTTTGAGATGTCAGTTCTCCAGCTTGCCAAAGAGCTAATACAGCtg ATCAAAGAGACCAATTCGGAGTCTGAAATGGAAAACTGGGTTGATTATGTTGATGATAG TTGA